From the genome of Perca flavescens isolate YP-PL-M2 chromosome 1, PFLA_1.0, whole genome shotgun sequence, one region includes:
- the celf1 gene encoding CUGBP Elav-like family member 1 isoform X7, with translation MDSLEPETLFVSPEQTGQPTLPLPSSEVSNLALGGGKKMNGSLDHPDQPDVDAIKMFVGQIPRSWSEEQLRELFEPYGAVYEINVLRDRSQNPPQSKGCCFITYYTRKAALEAQNALHNMKILPGMHHPIQMKPADSEKNNAVEDRKLFIGMISKKCNENDIRLMFSPYGQIEECRILRGPDGLSRGCAFVTFTARQMAQSAIKSMHQSQTMEGCSSPIVVKFADTQKDKEQKRMAQQLQQQMQQLSAASMWGNLTGLNSLGPQYLALYLQLLQQSASTGNALNNLHPVSGSSPTSSSSSSVNPMASLGALQSLAAGAGAGLNMGSLAGMAALNGSLGSGGLSNGSGNTMEALSQAYSGIQQYAAATLPSLYNQSLLSQQNVSAAGSQKEGPEGANLFIYHLPQEFGDQDLLQMFMPFGNVISAKVFIDKQTNLSKCFGFVSYDNPVSSQAAIQSMNGFQIGMKRLKVQLKRSKNDSKPY, from the exons TGGGAAGAAGATGAATGGTTCTCTggaccaccccgaccaaccagATGTTGATGCCATTAAGATGTTCGTAGGACAGATTCCACGGTCCTGGTCTGAAGAGCAGCTTCGTGAGCTGTTTGAGCCTTATGGAGCAGTGTATGAGATAAATGTTCTCCGAGACCGCAGCCAGAATCCCCCACAGAGCAAAG GCTGCTGTTTTATAACGTACTATACTCGCAAAGCAGCCTTGGAAGCACAGAATGCTCTGCACAACATGAAGATTCTGCCAGGG ATGCACCACCCAATACAGATGAAGCCAGCTGACAGTGAGAAAAACAATG CAGTGGAGGACAGGAAGCTGTTTATTGGAATGATCTCCAAAAAGTGTAACGAGAATGACATCCGACTGATGTTCTCACCATACGGACAGATAGAGGAGTGCCGGATACTTCGAGGCCCTGATGGACTCAGCCGTG gtTGTGCATTTGTGACATTCACAGCGAGACAAATGGCCCAGTCAGCCATCAAGTCCATGCACCAGTCTCAGACCATGGAG GGCTGTTCATCGCCTATTGTGGTGAAGTTTGCAGACACTCAGAAGGACAAGGAGCAGAAACGCATGGCCCAACAACTGCAGCAGCAAATGCAGCAACTCAGTGCTGCTTCCATGTGGGGAAATCTCACTGGGCTCAACAGCCTGGGGCCACAGTACCTAGca CTCTACTTACAGTTGCTGCAGCAGTCAGCCTCCACGGGTAATGCACTCAACAACTTGCACCCTGTTTCAg GCTCCTCTCCCACCTCCAGCAGCAGCTCATCAGTGAACCCCATGGCTTCTCTCGGGGCCCTGCAGTCTCTGGCTGCTGGTGCTGGAGCAGGCCTCAACATGGGCTCCCTGGCAG GCATGGCAGCACTGAATGGCAGCCTTGGCTCTGGAGGCCTGTCTAATGGCTCAGGAAACACCATGGAGGCACTGAGCCAGGCCTACTCAGGCATCCAGCAGTATGCTGCTGCCACCCTTCCCAGCCTGTACAACCAGAGCCTGCTCTCCCAGCAGAACGTCTCAGCTGCAGGCAGCCAAAAGGAAG GTCCAGAAGGTGCCAATTTGTTCATTTACCACCTGCCCCAGGAGTTTGGAGACCAGGACCTGCTTCAGATGTTTATGCCCTTTGGAAATGTCATCTCTGCTAAAGTCTTCAttgacaaacagacaaacctcAGCAAGTGTTTTG GCTTTGTGAGCTATGACAACCCTGTGTCATCACAGGCAGCCATCCAGTCAATGAATGGTTTCCAGATCGGAATGAAGAGGCTGAAGGTGCAGCTGAAGCGCTCAAAGAATGACAGCAAGCCTTACTGA
- the celf1 gene encoding CUGBP Elav-like family member 1 isoform X1, whose translation MDSLEPETLFVSPEQTGQPTLPLPSSEVSNLALGGGKKMNGSLDHPDQPDVDAIKMFVGQIPRSWSEEQLRELFEPYGAVYEINVLRDRSQNPPQSKGCCFITYYTRKAALEAQNALHNMKILPGMHHPIQMKPADSEKNNAVEDRKLFIGMISKKCNENDIRLMFSPYGQIEECRILRGPDGLSRGCAFVTFTARQMAQSAIKSMHQSQTMEGCSSPIVVKFADTQKDKEQKRMAQQLQQQMQQLSAASMWGNLTGLNSLGPQYLALYLQLLQQSASTGNALNNLHPVSGLNAMQNLAALAAAATATQATPTGSSAMTTSSSPLSALTSSAGSSPTSSSSSSVNPMASLGALQSLAAGAGAGLNMGSLAGMAALNGSLGSGGLSNGSGNTMEALSQAYSGIQQYAAATLPSLYNQSLLSQQNVSAAGSQKEGPEGANLFIYHLPQEFGDQDLLQMFMPFGNVISAKVFIDKQTNLSKCFGFVSYDNPVSSQAAIQSMNGFQIGMKRLKVQLKRSKNDSKPY comes from the exons TGGGAAGAAGATGAATGGTTCTCTggaccaccccgaccaaccagATGTTGATGCCATTAAGATGTTCGTAGGACAGATTCCACGGTCCTGGTCTGAAGAGCAGCTTCGTGAGCTGTTTGAGCCTTATGGAGCAGTGTATGAGATAAATGTTCTCCGAGACCGCAGCCAGAATCCCCCACAGAGCAAAG GCTGCTGTTTTATAACGTACTATACTCGCAAAGCAGCCTTGGAAGCACAGAATGCTCTGCACAACATGAAGATTCTGCCAGGG ATGCACCACCCAATACAGATGAAGCCAGCTGACAGTGAGAAAAACAATG CAGTGGAGGACAGGAAGCTGTTTATTGGAATGATCTCCAAAAAGTGTAACGAGAATGACATCCGACTGATGTTCTCACCATACGGACAGATAGAGGAGTGCCGGATACTTCGAGGCCCTGATGGACTCAGCCGTG gtTGTGCATTTGTGACATTCACAGCGAGACAAATGGCCCAGTCAGCCATCAAGTCCATGCACCAGTCTCAGACCATGGAG GGCTGTTCATCGCCTATTGTGGTGAAGTTTGCAGACACTCAGAAGGACAAGGAGCAGAAACGCATGGCCCAACAACTGCAGCAGCAAATGCAGCAACTCAGTGCTGCTTCCATGTGGGGAAATCTCACTGGGCTCAACAGCCTGGGGCCACAGTACCTAGca CTCTACTTACAGTTGCTGCAGCAGTCAGCCTCCACGGGTAATGCACTCAACAACTTGCACCCTGTTTCAg gtCTTAATGCCATGCAGAACCTGGCTGCTTTAGCAGCAGCTGCAACTGCCACACAGGCCACTCCTACAGGCTCCAGCGCCATGACAACATCTAGTAGCCCACTAAGTGCACTAACAAGCTCAG CAGGCTCCTCTCCCACCTCCAGCAGCAGCTCATCAGTGAACCCCATGGCTTCTCTCGGGGCCCTGCAGTCTCTGGCTGCTGGTGCTGGAGCAGGCCTCAACATGGGCTCCCTGGCAG GCATGGCAGCACTGAATGGCAGCCTTGGCTCTGGAGGCCTGTCTAATGGCTCAGGAAACACCATGGAGGCACTGAGCCAGGCCTACTCAGGCATCCAGCAGTATGCTGCTGCCACCCTTCCCAGCCTGTACAACCAGAGCCTGCTCTCCCAGCAGAACGTCTCAGCTGCAGGCAGCCAAAAGGAAG GTCCAGAAGGTGCCAATTTGTTCATTTACCACCTGCCCCAGGAGTTTGGAGACCAGGACCTGCTTCAGATGTTTATGCCCTTTGGAAATGTCATCTCTGCTAAAGTCTTCAttgacaaacagacaaacctcAGCAAGTGTTTTG GCTTTGTGAGCTATGACAACCCTGTGTCATCACAGGCAGCCATCCAGTCAATGAATGGTTTCCAGATCGGAATGAAGAGGCTGAAGGTGCAGCTGAAGCGCTCAAAGAATGACAGCAAGCCTTACTGA
- the celf1 gene encoding CUGBP Elav-like family member 1 isoform X6: MNGSLDHPDQPDVDAIKMFVGQIPRSWSEEQLRELFEPYGAVYEINVLRDRSQNPPQSKGCCFITYYTRKAALEAQNALHNMKILPGMHHPIQMKPADSEKNNAVEDRKLFIGMISKKCNENDIRLMFSPYGQIEECRILRGPDGLSRGCAFVTFTARQMAQSAIKSMHQSQTMEGCSSPIVVKFADTQKDKEQKRMAQQLQQQMQQLSAASMWGNLTGLNSLGPQYLALYLQLLQQSASTGNALNNLHPVSGLNAMQNLAALAAAATATQATPTGSSAMTTSSSPLSALTSSAGSSPTSSSSSSVNPMASLGALQSLAAGAGAGLNMGSLAGMAALNGSLGSGGLSNGSGNTMEALSQAYSGIQQYAAATLPSLYNQSLLSQQNVSAAGSQKEGPEGANLFIYHLPQEFGDQDLLQMFMPFGNVISAKVFIDKQTNLSKCFGFVSYDNPVSSQAAIQSMNGFQIGMKRLKVQLKRSKNDSKPY; the protein is encoded by the exons ATGAATGGTTCTCTggaccaccccgaccaaccagATGTTGATGCCATTAAGATGTTCGTAGGACAGATTCCACGGTCCTGGTCTGAAGAGCAGCTTCGTGAGCTGTTTGAGCCTTATGGAGCAGTGTATGAGATAAATGTTCTCCGAGACCGCAGCCAGAATCCCCCACAGAGCAAAG GCTGCTGTTTTATAACGTACTATACTCGCAAAGCAGCCTTGGAAGCACAGAATGCTCTGCACAACATGAAGATTCTGCCAGGG ATGCACCACCCAATACAGATGAAGCCAGCTGACAGTGAGAAAAACAATG CAGTGGAGGACAGGAAGCTGTTTATTGGAATGATCTCCAAAAAGTGTAACGAGAATGACATCCGACTGATGTTCTCACCATACGGACAGATAGAGGAGTGCCGGATACTTCGAGGCCCTGATGGACTCAGCCGTG gtTGTGCATTTGTGACATTCACAGCGAGACAAATGGCCCAGTCAGCCATCAAGTCCATGCACCAGTCTCAGACCATGGAG GGCTGTTCATCGCCTATTGTGGTGAAGTTTGCAGACACTCAGAAGGACAAGGAGCAGAAACGCATGGCCCAACAACTGCAGCAGCAAATGCAGCAACTCAGTGCTGCTTCCATGTGGGGAAATCTCACTGGGCTCAACAGCCTGGGGCCACAGTACCTAGca CTCTACTTACAGTTGCTGCAGCAGTCAGCCTCCACGGGTAATGCACTCAACAACTTGCACCCTGTTTCAg gtCTTAATGCCATGCAGAACCTGGCTGCTTTAGCAGCAGCTGCAACTGCCACACAGGCCACTCCTACAGGCTCCAGCGCCATGACAACATCTAGTAGCCCACTAAGTGCACTAACAAGCTCAG CAGGCTCCTCTCCCACCTCCAGCAGCAGCTCATCAGTGAACCCCATGGCTTCTCTCGGGGCCCTGCAGTCTCTGGCTGCTGGTGCTGGAGCAGGCCTCAACATGGGCTCCCTGGCAG GCATGGCAGCACTGAATGGCAGCCTTGGCTCTGGAGGCCTGTCTAATGGCTCAGGAAACACCATGGAGGCACTGAGCCAGGCCTACTCAGGCATCCAGCAGTATGCTGCTGCCACCCTTCCCAGCCTGTACAACCAGAGCCTGCTCTCCCAGCAGAACGTCTCAGCTGCAGGCAGCCAAAAGGAAG GTCCAGAAGGTGCCAATTTGTTCATTTACCACCTGCCCCAGGAGTTTGGAGACCAGGACCTGCTTCAGATGTTTATGCCCTTTGGAAATGTCATCTCTGCTAAAGTCTTCAttgacaaacagacaaacctcAGCAAGTGTTTTG GCTTTGTGAGCTATGACAACCCTGTGTCATCACAGGCAGCCATCCAGTCAATGAATGGTTTCCAGATCGGAATGAAGAGGCTGAAGGTGCAGCTGAAGCGCTCAAAGAATGACAGCAAGCCTTACTGA
- the celf1 gene encoding CUGBP Elav-like family member 1 isoform X4 yields MDSLEPETLFVSPEQTGQPTLPLPSSEVSNLALGGGKKMNGSLDHPDQPDVDAIKMFVGQIPRSWSEEQLRELFEPYGAVYEINVLRDRSQNPPQSKGCCFITYYTRKAALEAQNALHNMKILPGMHHPIQMKPADSEKNNVEDRKLFIGMISKKCNENDIRLMFSPYGQIEECRILRGPDGLSRGCAFVTFTARQMAQSAIKSMHQSQTMEGCSSPIVVKFADTQKDKEQKRMAQQLQQQMQQLSAASMWGNLTGLNSLGPQYLALYLQLLQQSASTGNALNNLHPVSGLNAMQNLAALAAAATATQATPTGSSAMTTSSSPLSALTSSGSSPTSSSSSSVNPMASLGALQSLAAGAGAGLNMGSLAGMAALNGSLGSGGLSNGSGNTMEALSQAYSGIQQYAAATLPSLYNQSLLSQQNVSAAGSQKEGPEGANLFIYHLPQEFGDQDLLQMFMPFGNVISAKVFIDKQTNLSKCFGFVSYDNPVSSQAAIQSMNGFQIGMKRLKVQLKRSKNDSKPY; encoded by the exons TGGGAAGAAGATGAATGGTTCTCTggaccaccccgaccaaccagATGTTGATGCCATTAAGATGTTCGTAGGACAGATTCCACGGTCCTGGTCTGAAGAGCAGCTTCGTGAGCTGTTTGAGCCTTATGGAGCAGTGTATGAGATAAATGTTCTCCGAGACCGCAGCCAGAATCCCCCACAGAGCAAAG GCTGCTGTTTTATAACGTACTATACTCGCAAAGCAGCCTTGGAAGCACAGAATGCTCTGCACAACATGAAGATTCTGCCAGGG ATGCACCACCCAATACAGATGAAGCCAGCTGACAGTGAGAAAAACAATG TGGAGGACAGGAAGCTGTTTATTGGAATGATCTCCAAAAAGTGTAACGAGAATGACATCCGACTGATGTTCTCACCATACGGACAGATAGAGGAGTGCCGGATACTTCGAGGCCCTGATGGACTCAGCCGTG gtTGTGCATTTGTGACATTCACAGCGAGACAAATGGCCCAGTCAGCCATCAAGTCCATGCACCAGTCTCAGACCATGGAG GGCTGTTCATCGCCTATTGTGGTGAAGTTTGCAGACACTCAGAAGGACAAGGAGCAGAAACGCATGGCCCAACAACTGCAGCAGCAAATGCAGCAACTCAGTGCTGCTTCCATGTGGGGAAATCTCACTGGGCTCAACAGCCTGGGGCCACAGTACCTAGca CTCTACTTACAGTTGCTGCAGCAGTCAGCCTCCACGGGTAATGCACTCAACAACTTGCACCCTGTTTCAg gtCTTAATGCCATGCAGAACCTGGCTGCTTTAGCAGCAGCTGCAACTGCCACACAGGCCACTCCTACAGGCTCCAGCGCCATGACAACATCTAGTAGCCCACTAAGTGCACTAACAAGCTCAG GCTCCTCTCCCACCTCCAGCAGCAGCTCATCAGTGAACCCCATGGCTTCTCTCGGGGCCCTGCAGTCTCTGGCTGCTGGTGCTGGAGCAGGCCTCAACATGGGCTCCCTGGCAG GCATGGCAGCACTGAATGGCAGCCTTGGCTCTGGAGGCCTGTCTAATGGCTCAGGAAACACCATGGAGGCACTGAGCCAGGCCTACTCAGGCATCCAGCAGTATGCTGCTGCCACCCTTCCCAGCCTGTACAACCAGAGCCTGCTCTCCCAGCAGAACGTCTCAGCTGCAGGCAGCCAAAAGGAAG GTCCAGAAGGTGCCAATTTGTTCATTTACCACCTGCCCCAGGAGTTTGGAGACCAGGACCTGCTTCAGATGTTTATGCCCTTTGGAAATGTCATCTCTGCTAAAGTCTTCAttgacaaacagacaaacctcAGCAAGTGTTTTG GCTTTGTGAGCTATGACAACCCTGTGTCATCACAGGCAGCCATCCAGTCAATGAATGGTTTCCAGATCGGAATGAAGAGGCTGAAGGTGCAGCTGAAGCGCTCAAAGAATGACAGCAAGCCTTACTGA
- the celf1 gene encoding CUGBP Elav-like family member 1 isoform X2 — translation MDSLEPETLFVSPEQTGQPTLPLPSSEVSNLALGGGKKMNGSLDHPDQPDVDAIKMFVGQIPRSWSEEQLRELFEPYGAVYEINVLRDRSQNPPQSKGCCFITYYTRKAALEAQNALHNMKILPGMHHPIQMKPADSEKNNAVEDRKLFIGMISKKCNENDIRLMFSPYGQIEECRILRGPDGLSRGCAFVTFTARQMAQSAIKSMHQSQTMEGCSSPIVVKFADTQKDKEQKRMAQQLQQQMQQLSAASMWGNLTGLNSLGPQYLALYLQLLQQSASTGNALNNLHPVSGLNAMQNLAALAAAATATQATPTGSSAMTTSSSPLSALTSSGSSPTSSSSSSVNPMASLGALQSLAAGAGAGLNMGSLAGMAALNGSLGSGGLSNGSGNTMEALSQAYSGIQQYAAATLPSLYNQSLLSQQNVSAAGSQKEGPEGANLFIYHLPQEFGDQDLLQMFMPFGNVISAKVFIDKQTNLSKCFGFVSYDNPVSSQAAIQSMNGFQIGMKRLKVQLKRSKNDSKPY, via the exons TGGGAAGAAGATGAATGGTTCTCTggaccaccccgaccaaccagATGTTGATGCCATTAAGATGTTCGTAGGACAGATTCCACGGTCCTGGTCTGAAGAGCAGCTTCGTGAGCTGTTTGAGCCTTATGGAGCAGTGTATGAGATAAATGTTCTCCGAGACCGCAGCCAGAATCCCCCACAGAGCAAAG GCTGCTGTTTTATAACGTACTATACTCGCAAAGCAGCCTTGGAAGCACAGAATGCTCTGCACAACATGAAGATTCTGCCAGGG ATGCACCACCCAATACAGATGAAGCCAGCTGACAGTGAGAAAAACAATG CAGTGGAGGACAGGAAGCTGTTTATTGGAATGATCTCCAAAAAGTGTAACGAGAATGACATCCGACTGATGTTCTCACCATACGGACAGATAGAGGAGTGCCGGATACTTCGAGGCCCTGATGGACTCAGCCGTG gtTGTGCATTTGTGACATTCACAGCGAGACAAATGGCCCAGTCAGCCATCAAGTCCATGCACCAGTCTCAGACCATGGAG GGCTGTTCATCGCCTATTGTGGTGAAGTTTGCAGACACTCAGAAGGACAAGGAGCAGAAACGCATGGCCCAACAACTGCAGCAGCAAATGCAGCAACTCAGTGCTGCTTCCATGTGGGGAAATCTCACTGGGCTCAACAGCCTGGGGCCACAGTACCTAGca CTCTACTTACAGTTGCTGCAGCAGTCAGCCTCCACGGGTAATGCACTCAACAACTTGCACCCTGTTTCAg gtCTTAATGCCATGCAGAACCTGGCTGCTTTAGCAGCAGCTGCAACTGCCACACAGGCCACTCCTACAGGCTCCAGCGCCATGACAACATCTAGTAGCCCACTAAGTGCACTAACAAGCTCAG GCTCCTCTCCCACCTCCAGCAGCAGCTCATCAGTGAACCCCATGGCTTCTCTCGGGGCCCTGCAGTCTCTGGCTGCTGGTGCTGGAGCAGGCCTCAACATGGGCTCCCTGGCAG GCATGGCAGCACTGAATGGCAGCCTTGGCTCTGGAGGCCTGTCTAATGGCTCAGGAAACACCATGGAGGCACTGAGCCAGGCCTACTCAGGCATCCAGCAGTATGCTGCTGCCACCCTTCCCAGCCTGTACAACCAGAGCCTGCTCTCCCAGCAGAACGTCTCAGCTGCAGGCAGCCAAAAGGAAG GTCCAGAAGGTGCCAATTTGTTCATTTACCACCTGCCCCAGGAGTTTGGAGACCAGGACCTGCTTCAGATGTTTATGCCCTTTGGAAATGTCATCTCTGCTAAAGTCTTCAttgacaaacagacaaacctcAGCAAGTGTTTTG GCTTTGTGAGCTATGACAACCCTGTGTCATCACAGGCAGCCATCCAGTCAATGAATGGTTTCCAGATCGGAATGAAGAGGCTGAAGGTGCAGCTGAAGCGCTCAAAGAATGACAGCAAGCCTTACTGA
- the celf1 gene encoding CUGBP Elav-like family member 1 isoform X8, giving the protein MISKKCNENDIRLMFSPYGQIEECRILRGPDGLSRGCAFVTFTARQMAQSAIKSMHQSQTMEGCSSPIVVKFADTQKDKEQKRMAQQLQQQMQQLSAASMWGNLTGLNSLGPQYLALYLQLLQQSASTGNALNNLHPVSGLNAMQNLAALAAAATATQATPTGSSAMTTSSSPLSALTSSAGSSPTSSSSSSVNPMASLGALQSLAAGAGAGLNMGSLAGMAALNGSLGSGGLSNGSGNTMEALSQAYSGIQQYAAATLPSLYNQSLLSQQNVSAAGSQKEGPEGANLFIYHLPQEFGDQDLLQMFMPFGNVISAKVFIDKQTNLSKCFGFVSYDNPVSSQAAIQSMNGFQIGMKRLKVQLKRSKNDSKPY; this is encoded by the exons ATGATCTCCAAAAAGTGTAACGAGAATGACATCCGACTGATGTTCTCACCATACGGACAGATAGAGGAGTGCCGGATACTTCGAGGCCCTGATGGACTCAGCCGTG gtTGTGCATTTGTGACATTCACAGCGAGACAAATGGCCCAGTCAGCCATCAAGTCCATGCACCAGTCTCAGACCATGGAG GGCTGTTCATCGCCTATTGTGGTGAAGTTTGCAGACACTCAGAAGGACAAGGAGCAGAAACGCATGGCCCAACAACTGCAGCAGCAAATGCAGCAACTCAGTGCTGCTTCCATGTGGGGAAATCTCACTGGGCTCAACAGCCTGGGGCCACAGTACCTAGca CTCTACTTACAGTTGCTGCAGCAGTCAGCCTCCACGGGTAATGCACTCAACAACTTGCACCCTGTTTCAg gtCTTAATGCCATGCAGAACCTGGCTGCTTTAGCAGCAGCTGCAACTGCCACACAGGCCACTCCTACAGGCTCCAGCGCCATGACAACATCTAGTAGCCCACTAAGTGCACTAACAAGCTCAG CAGGCTCCTCTCCCACCTCCAGCAGCAGCTCATCAGTGAACCCCATGGCTTCTCTCGGGGCCCTGCAGTCTCTGGCTGCTGGTGCTGGAGCAGGCCTCAACATGGGCTCCCTGGCAG GCATGGCAGCACTGAATGGCAGCCTTGGCTCTGGAGGCCTGTCTAATGGCTCAGGAAACACCATGGAGGCACTGAGCCAGGCCTACTCAGGCATCCAGCAGTATGCTGCTGCCACCCTTCCCAGCCTGTACAACCAGAGCCTGCTCTCCCAGCAGAACGTCTCAGCTGCAGGCAGCCAAAAGGAAG GTCCAGAAGGTGCCAATTTGTTCATTTACCACCTGCCCCAGGAGTTTGGAGACCAGGACCTGCTTCAGATGTTTATGCCCTTTGGAAATGTCATCTCTGCTAAAGTCTTCAttgacaaacagacaaacctcAGCAAGTGTTTTG GCTTTGTGAGCTATGACAACCCTGTGTCATCACAGGCAGCCATCCAGTCAATGAATGGTTTCCAGATCGGAATGAAGAGGCTGAAGGTGCAGCTGAAGCGCTCAAAGAATGACAGCAAGCCTTACTGA
- the celf1 gene encoding CUGBP Elav-like family member 1 isoform X9: MAQSAIKSMHQSQTMEGCSSPIVVKFADTQKDKEQKRMAQQLQQQMQQLSAASMWGNLTGLNSLGPQYLALYLQLLQQSASTGNALNNLHPVSGLNAMQNLAALAAAATATQATPTGSSAMTTSSSPLSALTSSAGSSPTSSSSSSVNPMASLGALQSLAAGAGAGLNMGSLAGMAALNGSLGSGGLSNGSGNTMEALSQAYSGIQQYAAATLPSLYNQSLLSQQNVSAAGSQKEGPEGANLFIYHLPQEFGDQDLLQMFMPFGNVISAKVFIDKQTNLSKCFGFVSYDNPVSSQAAIQSMNGFQIGMKRLKVQLKRSKNDSKPY; the protein is encoded by the exons ATGGCCCAGTCAGCCATCAAGTCCATGCACCAGTCTCAGACCATGGAG GGCTGTTCATCGCCTATTGTGGTGAAGTTTGCAGACACTCAGAAGGACAAGGAGCAGAAACGCATGGCCCAACAACTGCAGCAGCAAATGCAGCAACTCAGTGCTGCTTCCATGTGGGGAAATCTCACTGGGCTCAACAGCCTGGGGCCACAGTACCTAGca CTCTACTTACAGTTGCTGCAGCAGTCAGCCTCCACGGGTAATGCACTCAACAACTTGCACCCTGTTTCAg gtCTTAATGCCATGCAGAACCTGGCTGCTTTAGCAGCAGCTGCAACTGCCACACAGGCCACTCCTACAGGCTCCAGCGCCATGACAACATCTAGTAGCCCACTAAGTGCACTAACAAGCTCAG CAGGCTCCTCTCCCACCTCCAGCAGCAGCTCATCAGTGAACCCCATGGCTTCTCTCGGGGCCCTGCAGTCTCTGGCTGCTGGTGCTGGAGCAGGCCTCAACATGGGCTCCCTGGCAG GCATGGCAGCACTGAATGGCAGCCTTGGCTCTGGAGGCCTGTCTAATGGCTCAGGAAACACCATGGAGGCACTGAGCCAGGCCTACTCAGGCATCCAGCAGTATGCTGCTGCCACCCTTCCCAGCCTGTACAACCAGAGCCTGCTCTCCCAGCAGAACGTCTCAGCTGCAGGCAGCCAAAAGGAAG GTCCAGAAGGTGCCAATTTGTTCATTTACCACCTGCCCCAGGAGTTTGGAGACCAGGACCTGCTTCAGATGTTTATGCCCTTTGGAAATGTCATCTCTGCTAAAGTCTTCAttgacaaacagacaaacctcAGCAAGTGTTTTG GCTTTGTGAGCTATGACAACCCTGTGTCATCACAGGCAGCCATCCAGTCAATGAATGGTTTCCAGATCGGAATGAAGAGGCTGAAGGTGCAGCTGAAGCGCTCAAAGAATGACAGCAAGCCTTACTGA